The Leucobacter sp. UCMA 4100 genome window below encodes:
- a CDS encoding sensor histidine kinase — protein sequence MHSEKRGARRPGLSARVKLTLSYAGFLTIASALLLAVVWLFLLRYVPDAPIFVDGMHVPNRTDLERAFAPKIIWAPLGIIAFGLIGGWWLAGRMLAPLTQITEAAKLASGGSLTHRIAMPGPRDEFRDLADTFDEMLAEIETHVAEQERFTAAASHELRTPLAITRTMIEVAREDEHADLRALLESLHLVNTRAIDLADALLLLHSSSHRLTNPSPVDVSLLVEEATESLLPLAEKRGISLEVVGEKALVLGAESLLQPLVLNLVHNAIVHNRPSGGGSVTVMTTDTPHGARLTVVNTGVPVSGATADVLLEPFQRAAGRVRGTGDDHAGAGLGLSIVRNIVRVHGGTLDFTLLPEGGARVVVDFAPCVPSQGA from the coding sequence GTGCATAGCGAGAAGCGAGGGGCCCGCAGGCCCGGCCTGAGCGCGCGGGTCAAGCTCACCCTGAGCTACGCGGGATTTCTCACGATCGCGAGCGCGCTGCTCCTCGCGGTCGTGTGGCTCTTTCTCTTGCGGTACGTGCCCGACGCCCCCATTTTTGTCGACGGCATGCACGTGCCCAACCGCACCGACCTCGAGCGGGCCTTCGCCCCGAAAATCATCTGGGCGCCGCTCGGCATCATCGCTTTTGGCCTCATCGGCGGCTGGTGGCTCGCGGGCCGCATGCTCGCGCCCCTCACCCAGATCACCGAGGCCGCGAAGCTTGCAAGCGGCGGATCGCTCACGCACCGCATCGCGATGCCCGGGCCAAGAGACGAGTTTCGCGACCTCGCCGATACCTTCGACGAGATGCTCGCTGAGATTGAAACGCACGTCGCCGAGCAAGAGCGTTTCACCGCGGCGGCCTCGCACGAGCTGCGCACGCCGCTCGCGATCACCCGCACCATGATCGAGGTCGCGCGCGAAGACGAGCATGCCGACCTGCGAGCGCTGCTCGAGAGCCTGCACCTCGTCAACACGAGGGCAATCGATCTGGCCGACGCGCTGCTCCTGCTGCACTCGTCGAGCCACCGGCTCACGAACCCCTCACCCGTTGACGTGTCGCTGCTCGTCGAAGAAGCGACCGAAAGCCTCCTGCCGCTCGCCGAGAAGCGGGGCATCTCGCTCGAGGTTGTGGGCGAAAAGGCGCTTGTGCTCGGCGCCGAGTCGCTTCTGCAACCCCTCGTGCTGAACCTCGTTCACAACGCCATCGTGCACAACCGCCCGAGTGGCGGCGGCAGCGTCACCGTCATGACCACCGACACCCCTCACGGTGCTCGCCTCACGGTCGTGAACACGGGGGTGCCCGTGAGCGGGGCCACGGCCGACGTGCTACTCGAGCCCTTTCAACGTGCCGCGGGGCGCGTTCGCGGCACGGGCGACGATCACGCGGGCGCGGGCCTCGGCCTCAGCATCGTGCGCAACATCGTGCGCGTGCACGGCGGAACGCTCGACTTCACCCTCCTGCCAGAGGGCGGCGCGCGAGTGGTCGTTGACTTTGCCCCTTGTGTTCCAAGCCAGGGCGCGTAG
- a CDS encoding response regulator transcription factor: protein MRVLILEDEPLLAAAIKDGLRLEAIAADIAGDGDTALELLSINDYDMAVLDRDVPGPSGDEVAQHIVAGGTGTPIIMLTAANRIDDKASGFELGADDFLTKPFEFRELVMRIRALDRRRSRAEPPVREIAGITLDPFRREVYRDGRYIALTRKQFAVLEVLVEAAGGVVSAEQLLERAWDENADPFTNAVRITVSTLRKRLGEPWAIATVAGVGYRIDTGEPGRA from the coding sequence ATGCGCGTGCTGATTCTTGAAGATGAGCCCCTGCTCGCAGCGGCGATCAAAGACGGGCTGCGTCTCGAAGCGATCGCGGCCGACATTGCCGGTGACGGCGACACCGCCCTCGAACTGCTCAGCATCAACGACTACGACATGGCGGTACTCGACCGTGACGTTCCCGGGCCCTCTGGCGACGAGGTTGCCCAGCACATTGTCGCTGGCGGCACCGGCACCCCGATCATCATGCTCACGGCGGCGAATCGCATCGACGACAAGGCGAGCGGCTTTGAACTCGGCGCCGACGATTTCCTCACGAAGCCGTTCGAGTTTCGCGAGCTCGTGATGCGCATTCGGGCGCTCGACCGCAGGCGCTCCCGGGCCGAACCTCCCGTGCGCGAGATCGCGGGCATCACGCTCGACCCGTTTCGCCGCGAGGTGTACCGTGACGGGCGCTACATCGCACTCACCCGCAAGCAGTTCGCGGTGCTCGAGGTGCTCGTCGAGGCGGCGGGCGGCGTTGTGAGTGCCGAACAGTTGCTCGAGCGGGCGTGGGACGAGAATGCCGACCCCTTCACGAACGCCGTGCGCATCACGGTCTCGACGCTGCGCAAACGGCTCGGCGAGCCCTGGGCCATCGCGACGGTCGCGGGGGTCGGCTACCGCATCGACACGGGAGAGCCCGGCCGTGCATAG